A section of the Clostridium sp. TW13 genome encodes:
- a CDS encoding redox-sensing transcriptional repressor Rex, whose product MDKRKNISMAVIKRLPKYYRYLSDLLKNDVDRISSKELGEKIGFTASQIRQDLNCFGDFGQQGYGYNVKELYNQISAILGLEKEYKSIIIGAGNIGQAIANYNNFHNLGIDVSAIFDTNPKVVGIKIRDTEIMDIDKLGEFVSQNNIDLAVICVPSINAQKVCDEVVRLGIKAIWNFAPVDLITEADVVVENVHLSESLLTLIYLANEKKRNELR is encoded by the coding sequence ATGGACAAGAGAAAAAATATATCTATGGCAGTTATTAAAAGACTACCGAAATACTATAGATATCTTTCAGATTTGCTTAAAAATGATGTGGATAGAATATCTTCTAAAGAGTTAGGAGAAAAGATTGGTTTTACAGCATCACAAATTCGTCAAGATTTAAATTGTTTTGGTGATTTTGGGCAACAAGGATATGGATATAATGTAAAAGAATTATATAATCAAATAAGTGCTATATTAGGGTTAGAAAAAGAATATAAAAGTATAATAATTGGTGCTGGAAATATAGGGCAAGCCATTGCGAATTACAATAACTTTCACAATCTTGGTATAGATGTTTCTGCTATTTTTGATACAAATCCTAAGGTTGTAGGAATTAAGATTCGAGATACAGAAATAATGGATATAGATAAGTTAGGTGAATTTGTATCTCAAAACAATATAGATTTAGCTGTTATTTGTGTACCAAGCATTAACGCACAAAAGGTGTGTGATGAAGTTGTAAGGCTTGGTATAAAGGCTATATGGAATTTTGCGCCTGTAGATTTAATAACAGAAGCTGATGTTGTAGTAGAAAATGTACATCTAAGTGAGAGTTTACTTACTCTTATTTATTTAGCTAATGAAAAAAAGAGAAATGAATTGAGATAA
- a CDS encoding PTS sugar transporter subunit IIB, with the protein MLKVLAACGSGMGSSQIIKMKITKVFKKLGIDVSIQHSSVGEAKSQASTFDVVFCSEVLKSNFKRAEDSGTVVIGLKNVLSEQEIEEKVMANVVNKK; encoded by the coding sequence ATGTTAAAAGTATTAGCAGCATGTGGTAGTGGAATGGGTTCAAGTCAAATAATTAAGATGAAAATAACTAAAGTTTTTAAGAAGTTAGGAATAGATGTATCAATTCAACATAGCAGTGTAGGAGAAGCTAAGAGTCAAGCATCAACTTTTGATGTAGTATTTTGTTCAGAAGTTTTAAAATCAAATTTCAAGAGAGCTGAAGATTCAGGAACTGTAGTAATTGGATTAAAGAATGTTTTATCTGAGCAAGAAATTGAAGAAAAGGTTATGGCAAACGTAGTAAATAAAAAATAA
- a CDS encoding PTS ascorbate transporter subunit IIC, with protein MEILIDVWKFFQVNILTKPAFFIGFIVLIGYLLLKRPIYEAIAGFIKATVGYLILNVAASGLVTNFRPILAGLKDRFNLTAAVIDPYFGQTAAQKAIEGVGRSFSLMMIVLLIAFMFNIVLVLFRKQTKIRTVFITGHIMVQQSSTALWLVLFCFPNLVDTQIVIMLGLLLGAYWAVSANLTVEATQELTEGGGFAVGHQQMFGIWLTDKIAGKIGNKEKSIEHLKLPGFLSIFNDNVVATGILMMLFFGSIMGILGPDLLHQIDKTGFAADTNFVFYIVEKSLNFAVYLSILQLGVKMFVSELTESFQGISNKILPGSMPAVDCAATYGFGHANAVTIGFLFGALGQFISIIGLVVFKSPVLIITGFVPVFFDNATFAVYANKKGGLRAACIIPFVSGIIQVLGGAFAAYFFGLAKFGGWHGNFDFDTVWPVIGVLMKNFQYVGFGIVLVALLAIPQIQYFKNKKGYFKIAEDYEEYISETEKA; from the coding sequence ATGGAAATATTAATTGATGTATGGAAGTTTTTCCAGGTTAATATATTAACAAAGCCAGCGTTCTTTATAGGTTTTATAGTACTTATCGGATATTTATTATTAAAACGTCCAATTTATGAAGCTATAGCAGGTTTCATAAAAGCAACAGTTGGTTATTTAATCCTAAATGTTGCAGCTAGTGGGCTTGTAACAAACTTCCGTCCAATATTAGCAGGGTTGAAAGATCGTTTTAATTTGACAGCAGCAGTTATAGATCCTTATTTTGGACAGACGGCAGCGCAGAAGGCTATAGAGGGGGTTGGAAGATCCTTCTCACTTATGATGATAGTTTTATTAATAGCATTTATGTTCAACATAGTTTTAGTGTTATTTAGAAAGCAAACTAAGATAAGAACAGTGTTTATTACAGGACATATTATGGTTCAACAATCATCAACAGCTTTATGGTTAGTATTATTCTGTTTCCCTAACTTAGTAGATACTCAAATTGTAATTATGCTTGGATTATTATTAGGAGCTTACTGGGCAGTATCAGCAAATCTTACAGTTGAAGCAACTCAAGAGTTAACTGAAGGTGGTGGATTTGCAGTTGGTCACCAACAAATGTTTGGAATCTGGCTTACAGACAAAATTGCAGGAAAAATAGGTAATAAAGAAAAATCAATTGAACATTTAAAGTTACCAGGATTTTTATCAATATTCAATGATAACGTAGTTGCTACAGGTATATTAATGATGTTATTCTTTGGATCAATTATGGGTATACTAGGACCAGACCTATTACATCAAATAGACAAAACTGGTTTTGCAGCAGATACAAATTTCGTGTTCTATATAGTGGAAAAATCATTAAACTTCGCAGTTTATTTAAGTATATTACAACTTGGTGTTAAGATGTTCGTTTCAGAACTTACAGAATCATTCCAAGGTATCTCAAACAAGATTTTACCAGGATCAATGCCAGCAGTAGACTGTGCAGCAACATATGGATTTGGTCATGCTAATGCAGTAACAATAGGTTTCTTATTTGGAGCATTAGGACAATTTATATCAATTATAGGATTAGTAGTATTTAAGAGTCCAGTATTAATCATAACAGGATTCGTACCAGTATTCTTTGATAATGCAACATTTGCAGTATATGCAAACAAAAAAGGTGGTTTAAGAGCAGCTTGTATAATTCCTTTTGTATCTGGAATAATTCAAGTACTAGGAGGAGCTTTCGCAGCATACTTCTTTGGATTAGCTAAATTTGGTGGATGGCATGGAAACTTTGACTTCGATACAGTTTGGCCAGTAATTGGTGTGTTAATGAAGAACTTCCAATACGTAGGTTTTGGAATTGTGTTAGTAGCTTTATTGGCAATACCACAAATTCAATATTTCAAGAATAAGAAGGGCTATTTTAAGATAGCGGAAGATTATGAAGAATATATAAGTGAAACTGAAAAAGCATAA
- a CDS encoding manganese efflux pump MntP family protein: MNIISIILIALGLTMDAFAVSLTLGLKTDKAIEKKIALKAGLYFGGFQALMPLIGWLLGVKFSSYIENIDHWVAFILLFIIGAKMIKESFESDEDESIACDSDNSKECITNKKFLLLAIATSIDALAVGVSFAFLKVEIVSAVAIIGITTMILSFIAVLIGKKLGELIKNKAEILGGTILILIGLKILVEHLMSK, translated from the coding sequence ATGAATATTATATCAATAATACTTATTGCATTAGGATTAACTATGGATGCCTTTGCAGTGTCATTAACTTTGGGATTGAAAACAGATAAGGCAATAGAAAAGAAGATTGCCTTAAAAGCCGGATTGTATTTTGGTGGTTTTCAAGCGTTGATGCCATTAATTGGGTGGCTATTAGGAGTGAAATTTTCATCATATATAGAAAATATAGATCACTGGGTTGCATTTATATTACTATTTATCATTGGAGCAAAGATGATAAAGGAGTCATTTGAAAGTGATGAGGATGAATCAATTGCCTGTGATAGTGACAATAGTAAGGAATGTATAACTAATAAAAAGTTTCTATTATTAGCTATAGCAACATCAATAGATGCATTGGCAGTTGGGGTAAGTTTTGCATTTTTAAAAGTTGAGATTGTAAGTGCTGTTGCAATAATTGGTATAACTACTATGATATTATCCTTTATAGCCGTATTAATTGGAAAGAAACTTGGAGAATTAATTAAAAATAAGGCTGAAATTTTAGGTGGGACTATTTTAATATTAATAGGACTGAAAATACTTGTTGAACATTTAATGAGTAAATAA
- a CDS encoding phosphatase PAP2 family protein — protein sequence MNTIKFIQTFANPALDNFFILFTNLGGETLGVIFAIYFLWFKDKRYGYKLAFGLSFSLLINNFIKIIVNSPRPIGTKGIRSLAVNTATGTSFPSGHSQGNAATFTSLFLQFKTKKVLLISIIMMILIPISRLYLGVHWPIDVVCGSIFGIIAVLISNFIYEQAIKNNIPYLYLILSIILLLSLILFRSSDYIKAIGGFISISLGYYIDTKYIKYNPNSTSKNNVIKLFLGLFGLLIVLSLCSFIIPKGYIRDFVKYFSLGIWASCIAPLIFMKLKLSN from the coding sequence ATGAATACAATAAAATTTATCCAAACCTTCGCAAATCCAGCATTAGATAACTTTTTTATTCTTTTTACCAATCTAGGTGGTGAAACCCTTGGAGTTATATTTGCAATATACTTCTTATGGTTCAAAGATAAAAGGTATGGTTATAAATTAGCCTTCGGTCTATCTTTCTCTTTATTGATAAACAATTTTATTAAAATAATAGTAAATTCACCAAGACCAATAGGAACAAAAGGAATTAGAAGTTTAGCTGTAAACACAGCTACTGGCACTTCATTTCCAAGTGGACATTCCCAAGGAAATGCTGCAACCTTCACATCACTATTTTTGCAATTTAAAACTAAAAAAGTATTGCTTATAAGTATAATAATGATGATCTTAATTCCTATATCAAGACTTTATCTTGGAGTACATTGGCCAATAGACGTTGTTTGTGGTTCCATTTTTGGTATAATTGCAGTTCTTATATCAAATTTCATTTATGAACAAGCTATAAAAAATAATATTCCTTATCTATATCTTATACTATCTATAATTCTATTATTAAGTTTGATATTATTTAGAAGTTCAGATTATATAAAAGCTATTGGTGGATTTATCTCTATCTCCCTAGGCTACTATATTGATACTAAATATATTAAATACAATCCAAACAGCACTTCAAAAAACAATGTTATCAAATTATTCTTAGGTCTTTTTGGTTTATTAATAGTATTATCTCTTTGCTCATTTATAATTCCTAAAGGATACATTCGAGATTTTGTGAAGTATTTTTCACTTGGAATTTGGGCTTCCTGCATTGCTCCATTAATATTTATGAAGCTCAAATTATCAAATTAG
- a CDS encoding PTS sugar transporter subunit IIA, producing MLQELIDKKRYSFHEGFDTWEDAIAASCRPLIEDGSITDDYVGAIIANVKKFGPYIVIAPNICIPHAQEGVVGVNETAVCFMQTKKPVHFSDDPDQDARLFFVLASTDSNKHLENLSNLVGVIEDEAVVDKLLEANSKEDLEAIAKELAK from the coding sequence ATGTTACAAGAACTAATTGATAAAAAAAGATATTCATTCCATGAAGGTTTTGATACTTGGGAAGATGCAATTGCTGCTTCTTGTAGACCTTTAATTGAAGATGGATCAATAACAGATGATTATGTAGGAGCAATAATTGCTAATGTGAAAAAGTTTGGACCATACATAGTTATAGCACCTAATATTTGCATACCACATGCTCAAGAAGGTGTGGTTGGAGTTAATGAAACAGCAGTATGCTTTATGCAAACTAAAAAACCAGTTCATTTTAGTGATGACCCAGATCAAGATGCAAGATTATTCTTTGTATTAGCTTCAACAGATAGCAACAAACATTTAGAAAACTTATCAAACTTGGTAGGAGTAATAGAAGATGAGGCTGTGGTTGATAAGTTATTAGAAGCAAATAGCAAAGAGGATTTAGAAGCAATTGCTAAAGAATTAGCAAAATAA
- a CDS encoding short-chain-enoyl-CoA hydratase, translating to MELNNVILEKEGNIAIVTINRPKALNALNSETLKDIDTVVDALEKDKDVYAVILTGAGDKAFVAGADISEMKDLDEKQGQEFGALGNKVFRRLENLDKPVIAAISGFALGGGCELAMACDIRVASEKAKFGQPEAGLGITPGFGGTQRLARIVGLGKAKELIYTCDIIKADEALRIGLVNKVVPLENLMEEVKAMATKIASNAPVAVKLCKDAINRGMQVDIDRAVEIEAEDFGKCFATEDQKEGMTAFLEKRAKNFQNK from the coding sequence ATGGAATTAAATAATGTTATCCTTGAAAAAGAAGGTAATATTGCTATTGTAACAATTAACAGACCTAAAGCATTAAATGCGCTTAATTCAGAAACTTTAAAGGACATCGACACTGTTGTAGATGCTTTAGAAAAAGATAAGGATGTTTATGCTGTAATCTTAACAGGTGCTGGAGACAAGGCATTTGTTGCAGGTGCAGACATATCAGAAATGAAAGATTTAGATGAAAAGCAAGGTCAAGAATTCGGAGCTTTAGGAAATAAAGTCTTCAGAAGATTAGAAAATTTAGACAAACCAGTTATAGCTGCAATATCAGGCTTCGCATTAGGTGGTGGCTGTGAATTAGCTATGGCTTGTGATATAAGAGTTGCTTCAGAAAAAGCTAAATTTGGTCAACCAGAAGCTGGTCTTGGAATAACACCAGGTTTTGGAGGAACTCAAAGATTAGCTAGAATAGTAGGTCTAGGAAAAGCTAAAGAGTTAATCTATACATGTGACATAATCAAAGCTGATGAAGCACTAAGAATTGGTTTAGTTAATAAAGTAGTTCCATTAGAAAACTTAATGGAAGAAGTAAAGGCTATGGCAACTAAGATTGCTTCTAATGCACCAGTAGCAGTTAAGCTATGTAAGGATGCTATAAACAGAGGAATGCAAGTTGATATAGATAGAGCAGTAGAAATTGAAGCAGAAGACTTTGGTAAGTGTTTTGCAACTGAAGATCAAAAAGAAGGTATGACAGCTTTCCTTGAAAAGAGAGCTAAGAACTTCCAAAATAAGTAG
- a CDS encoding L-ribulose-5-phosphate 4-epimerase, with amino-acid sequence MLEDLKKQVYEANMLLTKYNLVTFTWGNVSAIDRELGLIVIKPSGVDYEKMSPEDMVVVDLKGNVVEGKYKPSSDTPTHVNLYNHFSEIGGIVHTHSRWATIFAQSGRGIKAYGTTQADYFYNEIPCTRDMTVDEIKSNYEYNTGSVIVEAFEKLNPNYVPAVVVKNHGPFTWGKDANEAVHNAVVLEEIAMMAWNTEVLTNHAVKTMPQELMDKHFMRKHGPNAYYGQL; translated from the coding sequence ATGTTAGAAGATTTAAAAAAACAAGTTTATGAGGCGAACATGCTTTTAACAAAATATAATTTGGTGACATTTACGTGGGGTAATGTTTCTGCAATAGATAGAGAATTGGGATTAATAGTTATTAAACCATCTGGTGTTGATTATGAAAAGATGAGTCCAGAAGATATGGTGGTTGTGGATCTAAAAGGAAATGTTGTTGAAGGAAAATATAAACCATCCTCAGATACACCAACACATGTAAACCTATATAATCATTTCTCGGAAATAGGAGGAATAGTACATACACATTCTAGATGGGCCACTATATTTGCTCAATCAGGAAGAGGAATTAAGGCATATGGTACAACACAGGCAGATTATTTTTATAATGAAATTCCTTGTACAAGAGATATGACAGTAGATGAAATAAAATCTAATTATGAATATAATACAGGATCTGTTATAGTTGAAGCTTTTGAAAAGTTAAATCCAAACTATGTTCCAGCTGTGGTAGTAAAAAATCATGGACCCTTCACTTGGGGAAAAGATGCAAACGAAGCAGTTCATAATGCTGTGGTTTTAGAAGAAATTGCTATGATGGCATGGAATACAGAAGTTTTAACAAATCATGCAGTTAAAACAATGCCACAAGAATTAATGGACAAGCATTTTATGAGAAAACATGGTCCTAACGCATACTACGGTCAATTATAA
- the fsa gene encoding fructose-6-phosphate aldolase: MKIFVDTANVEEIKKANALGVICGVTTNPSLIAKEGRDFKEVIKEITDIVDGPISGEVISMKSEEMVVEAREIAKIHKNMVVKIPMCEEGLKAVSILSKEGIKTNVTLIFSALQALLAARAGATYVSPFLGRLDDIGSDGIILIEDIVEIFSMHEIETEIISASVRNPIHVLECAKAGSDIATIPYGVIMQMIKHPLTDAGIEKFLKDYEGMKK, from the coding sequence ATGAAAATATTTGTAGATACAGCTAATGTAGAAGAAATTAAAAAAGCAAACGCCCTAGGTGTTATTTGTGGAGTAACAACAAATCCATCTCTTATAGCAAAAGAAGGTAGAGATTTTAAAGAAGTAATAAAAGAAATAACTGATATAGTAGATGGACCAATAAGTGGAGAAGTAATCTCCATGAAGTCAGAAGAAATGGTAGTTGAAGCCCGTGAAATAGCTAAGATACATAAGAATATGGTAGTAAAGATTCCAATGTGTGAAGAAGGATTAAAAGCAGTAAGTATTCTTAGCAAGGAAGGAATTAAAACAAATGTAACTCTAATTTTCTCAGCATTACAAGCGTTACTAGCAGCAAGAGCTGGAGCTACTTATGTAAGTCCATTCCTAGGCAGATTAGATGATATAGGCAGTGATGGAATTATATTAATTGAAGATATTGTAGAGATATTCTCTATGCATGAAATTGAAACAGAAATTATTTCAGCAAGTGTTAGAAATCCAATTCATGTATTAGAATGTGCAAAGGCTGGTTCTGATATAGCTACAATTCCTTATGGTGTAATTATGCAAATGATTAAACATCCACTTACAGATGCAGGAATTGAAAAGTTTTTAAAAGATTATGAGGGAATGAAAAAATAA
- a CDS encoding transketolase: MNKQELISKSKEIKKNIIEMIYEAKSGHPGGSLSCADIITYLYYEKMNVNVENPKDLSRDRFVLSKGHAAPALYAVLAEKGFFQKDELSNLRKTGSLLQGHPDAKHIPGVDVSTGSLGQGISNAVGMSLGLKTQNNKAKVYVLLGDGELQEGLVWEASMAAAHYKLDNLVAIIDNNGLQIDGPNEEVMGIAPLDKKFESFGWNVVYCEDGNDFEKINKAFLAADKCAGKPTVIVAKTVKGSGVSFMENNAGWHGQAPNKEEKEKAIEEIMK; the protein is encoded by the coding sequence ATGAATAAGCAAGAATTGATTTCTAAATCAAAAGAAATCAAAAAAAACATTATTGAAATGATTTATGAAGCTAAGTCAGGGCATCCAGGTGGTTCATTATCTTGTGCAGATATAATTACTTATTTATATTATGAAAAGATGAATGTAAATGTTGAGAATCCAAAGGATTTAAGTAGAGATAGATTTGTTTTAAGTAAAGGGCATGCTGCTCCAGCACTTTATGCAGTACTAGCTGAAAAAGGATTTTTTCAAAAAGATGAATTAAGTAATCTTAGAAAAACAGGATCATTACTTCAAGGGCATCCTGATGCAAAGCACATACCAGGGGTTGATGTATCAACAGGATCACTTGGACAAGGAATATCCAATGCAGTAGGTATGAGTTTAGGACTTAAAACTCAAAATAATAAAGCAAAAGTATATGTACTTTTGGGAGATGGAGAACTTCAAGAAGGATTGGTTTGGGAAGCTTCCATGGCAGCAGCACATTATAAGTTAGATAATTTAGTTGCAATTATAGATAATAATGGACTTCAAATTGATGGACCAAATGAGGAAGTAATGGGAATTGCCCCACTAGATAAAAAGTTTGAGAGTTTTGGATGGAATGTAGTTTACTGTGAGGATGGAAATGACTTTGAAAAGATTAATAAAGCATTTTTAGCAGCAGATAAATGTGCAGGAAAACCAACTGTAATTGTTGCAAAGACTGTAAAAGGCAGTGGAGTAAGCTTTATGGAAAACAATGCAGGATGGCATGGGCAAGCACCAAATAAAGAAGAAAAAGAGAAAGCAATAGAAGAAATAATGAAATAG
- a CDS encoding L-ribulose-5-phosphate 3-epimerase, producing MKEYTLALYEKSMPNFLSWEEKLQCAKECGFDAVEISIDETDEKLSRLDMSKEERKDLVELMFKCGVEIRTMCLSGHRKYPLGSLDEATRNRGMEIMEKAINFADDLGIRIIQIAGYDVYYEQGTEQTRKYFEDNLKKSVEIAAKKGVILAFETMETEFMNTVEKAMTFVKQVNSPYLQVYPDCGNVTNATLANGENPIDDFETGRGHIAAVHLKETVPGKFREITFGTGHVDFEEIIKKSWELGARKFTAEFWYVGNDDWKEVIKNTKVFMDEKFKNALG from the coding sequence ATGAAGGAATATACATTAGCATTATATGAAAAATCTATGCCGAATTTTTTATCATGGGAAGAAAAGTTGCAATGTGCTAAAGAATGCGGTTTTGATGCAGTAGAGATAAGTATAGATGAGACTGATGAAAAGTTATCAAGACTTGATATGTCAAAAGAAGAAAGAAAAGACCTCGTAGAGCTAATGTTTAAATGTGGTGTAGAGATTAGAACTATGTGCCTTAGTGGACATAGAAAATATCCATTAGGAAGCCTAGATGAAGCCACTAGAAATAGAGGAATGGAGATAATGGAAAAGGCAATTAACTTTGCTGATGATTTAGGCATTAGGATAATTCAAATAGCAGGATATGATGTTTATTATGAGCAAGGGACTGAGCAAACAAGAAAGTATTTTGAAGATAACCTAAAAAAATCTGTGGAAATAGCTGCAAAAAAAGGAGTCATCCTGGCTTTTGAAACAATGGAAACAGAATTTATGAATACAGTTGAAAAGGCTATGACGTTTGTTAAGCAAGTGAATTCGCCATATCTTCAAGTTTATCCTGATTGTGGCAATGTTACTAATGCAACTTTAGCTAATGGTGAAAATCCAATAGATGATTTTGAAACTGGAAGAGGACATATAGCTGCTGTGCATTTAAAGGAAACAGTTCCAGGCAAATTTAGAGAAATTACTTTTGGAACAGGTCATGTGGATTTTGAAGAAATAATCAAAAAATCTTGGGAACTTGGGGCAAGAAAGTTTACAGCTGAATTTTGGTATGTAGGCAATGATGATTGGAAAGAAGTAATTAAAAATACAAAAGTGTTTATGGATGAAAAATTTAAAAATGCTTTGGGATAA
- the ulaG gene encoding L-ascorbate 6-phosphate lactonase produces MSQVEKITRESWVLKTFPEWGTWLNEEIEEEQVKPGNFSMWWLGCTGIWVKSEGGTNICIDFWCGSGKNTRSNPYMNPQHQMARMCGGKKLQPNLRVAPFVLDPFGIKQIDAVLSTHDHNDHIDVNVAAAVIQNCDPSVPFIGPQACVDKWVGWGVPKERCIVVKPGDTIKVKDIEIVALESFDRTALITEPPTGDIRGTMPIDMDIKAVNYLIKTPGGNLYHSGDSHYSNYYAKHGNDYKIDVALGSYGENPRGITDKMTSVDILRMAESLNTKVVIPFHHDIWSNFQADTKEILELFDMRKDRLQYKFNPFIWQVGGKFTFPEDSNKREYHYPRGFEDCFTNEINTPYTSFL; encoded by the coding sequence ATGTCACAAGTAGAAAAAATTACAAGAGAATCATGGGTACTTAAAACTTTTCCAGAATGGGGTACTTGGTTAAATGAAGAAATAGAAGAAGAACAAGTGAAACCAGGAAATTTCTCAATGTGGTGGTTAGGATGTACAGGAATATGGGTTAAAAGTGAAGGTGGAACAAATATCTGTATAGATTTTTGGTGCGGAAGTGGAAAAAATACAAGGTCTAATCCATATATGAATCCACAACATCAAATGGCTAGAATGTGCGGTGGTAAAAAGCTTCAACCAAACCTAAGAGTAGCACCTTTTGTATTAGATCCATTTGGAATAAAACAAATAGATGCAGTTTTATCAACACATGACCACAATGATCACATTGATGTAAACGTTGCAGCTGCAGTTATTCAAAATTGTGATCCAAGTGTACCATTTATAGGACCTCAAGCATGTGTAGATAAATGGGTAGGATGGGGAGTTCCAAAAGAAAGATGCATAGTTGTTAAGCCAGGAGATACAATAAAAGTTAAAGACATTGAAATTGTAGCTTTAGAATCATTCGATAGAACAGCTTTGATTACAGAACCACCAACTGGTGACATAAGAGGAACAATGCCAATAGATATGGATATTAAGGCAGTAAACTACTTAATAAAAACTCCAGGTGGAAATCTATATCATAGTGGAGATTCACATTATTCAAATTATTATGCTAAACATGGAAACGACTACAAAATAGATGTGGCTTTAGGATCTTATGGAGAAAACCCAAGAGGAATCACTGATAAGATGACATCAGTAGATATCTTAAGAATGGCAGAATCCTTAAATACAAAAGTAGTTATCCCATTCCATCATGATATTTGGTCAAACTTCCAAGCTGATACAAAAGAAATATTAGAACTATTTGATATGAGAAAAGATAGATTACAATATAAATTTAATCCATTCATATGGCAAGTAGGCGGAAAATTCACATTCCCAGAGGATAGCAATAAGAGAGAATATCATTATCCAAGAGGATTTGAAGATTGCTTTACAAATGAAATTAATACACCATATACATCATTCTTATAA
- a CDS encoding transketolase family protein: MGKATRESYGMALVELGRENEKVVVLDADLSKSTKTNGFKSEFKDRFFNAGIAEQNLMGMAAGFANVGNIPFASTFAVFATGRAFEIIRNSICYPKMNVKIAATHAGITVGEDGGSHQSIEDIALMNSLPNMTVIVPADHREAMAATKAVAEFNGPVYLRFGRCNTEDIFDDTYEFKIGKGVQVREGNDIAIIATGMMVQKAIEASKVLETQGINARVINISTIKPIDRELIIKAAKETKGIVTAEEHSIIGGLGAMVSQVVCEECPTRIKMVGIKDTFGESGTPDELMEKYKLTSAAIIEEVKNILK, translated from the coding sequence ATGGGTAAGGCTACAAGAGAATCATATGGTATGGCTTTGGTTGAACTTGGTCGAGAAAATGAAAAAGTAGTGGTGCTAGATGCAGATCTTTCAAAGTCAACCAAAACAAATGGATTTAAGTCAGAATTTAAAGATAGATTTTTTAATGCAGGAATTGCTGAACAAAATTTAATGGGAATGGCAGCAGGTTTTGCTAATGTAGGTAACATACCTTTTGCAAGTACATTTGCTGTTTTTGCAACAGGAAGAGCTTTTGAGATTATAAGAAACTCTATTTGTTATCCAAAGATGAATGTAAAAATAGCAGCTACTCATGCAGGAATAACAGTAGGTGAAGATGGTGGATCACATCAATCAATTGAAGATATTGCACTTATGAATTCCCTTCCAAATATGACTGTAATAGTGCCAGCAGATCATAGAGAGGCAATGGCTGCAACTAAGGCAGTAGCAGAATTTAATGGACCTGTGTATTTAAGATTTGGAAGATGCAATACAGAAGATATATTTGATGATACTTATGAATTTAAAATAGGTAAAGGTGTTCAAGTAAGAGAAGGTAATGATATAGCAATTATTGCAACAGGAATGATGGTTCAAAAAGCTATTGAAGCTTCAAAAGTATTAGAAACTCAAGGAATTAATGCAAGAGTTATAAATATATCAACAATTAAACCAATAGATAGAGAGTTAATTATAAAGGCTGCTAAAGAAACTAAGGGGATAGTTACAGCTGAAGAACATTCAATCATAGGTGGACTTGGGGCAATGGTATCTCAAGTTGTATGTGAAGAATGTCCAACAAGAATTAAAATGGTTGGAATAAAAGATACTTTTGGAGAGTCTGGAACTCCAGATGAATTAATGGAAAAATATAAATTAACTAGTGCAGCTATTATTGAAGAAGTTAAAAATATACTAAAATAG